The Lemur catta isolate mLemCat1 chromosome 17, mLemCat1.pri, whole genome shotgun sequence genome segment CGGGGTCTAGTTACTCCTTGAAGTAAAGTAGGGAGAGGGGATCTCAAAGGAACAGCCGCACATCAGACCcctctctgggaggctgtggtcTCTAACTCTGGTCTGTCCTcttctgccccttcccagtcaCCCTCCGGCTCTTGGAGCCCTGCACTCGGGCTGGCTCCAGGACCTGCAGGTCTCCCACCTTCTGGAGGAGCTTTTCCTCGCTCAGTGACAGCAGGAAGGTTTGGCTGGGCTTCTAGCCCACCCTTGCCACTGGCGGCCCTCAGGGTCCCCATTTCTACTATGAAGCAGACAAGCTAAGAGCCCCTCAAAGCTCTACGAATGACATTGCTGGAAGTCtcaggaggtgggcagggaatCTGCAAGACTTGAGGTTCGATCCCTGGAACACCCAGCCCTCCCCTTGCAAGAGAAGTCAAAGGCCTTCTTCCTAGGCCTCCTCCAAGACACCTGGGTTCCAGGAACCTTCATATTCCAACTTCAAACATCCAAGATACTGCCCTACAGAGCACCCAAGTCTGGCTTGAAGGAAGCCCAGAATGCTCCAGCAAGTGAAGGAGCCGAGTCCTTTCTTGTCCTTACCATGGTTGCTGGTCACTGGGACTCCTCTGCTGTGGTCCACCTCCTCTGCACTCCAGCATCCAAAGATGCCctggcccaccccagccccccaggaTTTATAGGGtcaccctctcctcccaccttcctgctCCCCAGCACTGGATACCCTGCCCAATCAGATCCTGGGGTCAGTgagccccacccctcccagagTCCTAGCCCATTACCTAATTTAGCCAAGGGCCCTTGCAGGGAAATTTAAGCCTCTGAGCAGGTGGCAGGACTTGATGTCCTAGATTCTTGTGAGGAGGGcctgccctgctcccctcccttAGAGAgccaccaccacccctccccGCCAAGGAAGCACACTGGCTGCAAGATGGGTAAGGACGATCAGAATAGCAGCATGGTGGAATGGGAAGAGCACAGCCCTGAAGTCTGAAACCCAGGATCCCGGGCCTGCCTCAGCGAGCTATGTGACTTCGGGCAGGTGGTGATGCTGCTCAGAGCCTAGCTTCCTCGCATGTGAGATGGACCTCTCTGTGGGGTCTCCTTCACAGACAGACCTTAGAGATAGGAGCCCAGTATAAGTCACCTAGCTTGTGCCAGGTACATGGCATTGGTGCTTGGCATACGGAATGTCTTGTCTTTGAACCATGATAAGGGAAAAAGGACAGAAGTGGTAGGAAGTGATAGCTAGGCCACCGTTTATTGAACCTCTATGATGTGTCacacactgtgctaagcattttaacCACATGATCTCGTCTAGTACTCGTCCTGTGAGATAGCAACTGTTATCACCCCCGTTTGACTGGAGAGctttataaatcataaaagtCTAAAGTCATGAAGGctgctgggcgccgtggctcacacctgtaatcccagcactctgggaggccgaggtgggcggatcgtttgagctcaggagttcgaaaccagcctgagcaagagtgagaccctgtctctactaaaaatagaaagaaattagctgaacaactaaaaatatgtagaaaaaattagctgggcatggtggcgcatgcctgtaatcccagctactcaggaggctgaagcaggaggatcgcttgagcccaggagtttgagattgctgtgagctaggctgacgccatggcactctagcccgggcaacagagtgagactctgtctcaaaaaatacaataaaataaaataaagtcatgaTGGCGATTCTTACTATGAATCCCGCCTGGGGGGAAGTGGGGACAGAGTCCTTGGGGGACCTGTCCAGAAGAAGcgtatggatggatggagggagacGGTGTGTATTTGGAGGAGAAATAGTCAATGAAAGCATCTCCCAAAGTTACCTTCTCCAGGGAAAGGGTATTTGGGATTCATTTTTGAGGGGATGGGGACCGGGCAGGGGAAGGTTCTTTAAGTGGTAAAGGGGCAACCGGCCCCTGCCTAGACAGAGCTCAGTGAGGAAATCTGGAGGAGCCCAGCTGGTCATCTGGAGGGTAAAGGGTGGGGCAGACCAAGTCCAAAAGGAGCCCGGAGCCCACCCTGAGCATCCAGAAGCTCTGGGCTGGGCCCCGGGGAGTAGGCAAGGTTCATGGACAGTGGCTAAGTGACAGAAAGGGCACTGAGACAACTGAGAACAGCATCTGGGGCCAGGAAGGGGGAGCTGGACACCAAGGAAGGCAGATGGACAGTGGCAActgggctgcccccaccccctatATATAGACATTCCCAAGGAAAGCtcggcagggccaggccaggctaAGTAAGGCCTGCCCGGTCAGGTGGAGGGCCAAGGAGCGACACCCAGGAGTTTCCAATTTGGACACAAGCACTGGAACCACTTGGTCCCTTTGGAACAGAGGATGTGGAACCCTCAGCCCTCCCTTGGtcattaatttgttttgtttatttagggAAATAGACAAGGTCCAAACTCCTTGTGTGGCCAAGCAAGGTCCCACCAGCCTCTTTAATCTcacgcccctcccctccccacctcgtATGCTGCTCTGTTCTGGTCAGACGTAAATACCTAAATACTGCCCCAAACACTACCCTTTGTAAACATCCAggcttttgcacatgctgcttTTTCTGCCAGAAACTCCCATCTTCCCTCTCTTCACCTTCCTACTTCCCTATCATCTTTCTCAGCTTTAACATCACTTCCTCCAGaatccctcctcctctctgcccaggccAGGTGCGTCCAGGGAGGTCTCCAGTCATAGCACTGAGCATGCCTTATGTATGATCACAATCTGTTCTGAGTTCCACCGACCAGAGACCGTTTCCTGTTCACCATTGAATTTCCCAGCACCCGGCACTTGGCACtaagcaggtgttcaataaatattgtattCTATGTAAGAATAACTGAACCCAATGGCATTTAGTTCAATATAAGGAGGAACTTCCTAGTAGGCACAGTTCAACAATAATGGGAACAGGTGGCCTCAGGTGGTAATGAGCTCCCTGTCGCTGGGTATACACAAGCAGGAGACAGATGACCATCTTTCAGGTAGGCCATAGGGAAATATCCGTACAGAGTTTAAGAGCGGTGGAGAATACAGGACATCAAGAGATCTCCTAGTTCTGCCCCTGTTTGTGTGACCCAGCATAAGCCCCTTACCCTTGCTAAGCCTCAGGCTaactgtctgtaaaatggaagtgcTAATCAGATTTCTGAGGAACTCTCCTGCTCTGACAATCCATGGTTTTATGAAGACCAGCTTTGTACCGAGACTTGCAAGGCATATACCAAAGGACAAGTCAAATTCAGCCAGTGattggtgaatgaatgagtggtgaatgaatgaatgatgttttTGCCCCAACGCCCTGCCTGTGAGCCAAATGAAAAGTAATTAGAGCTTTGAAATCAATTACACAGatttgggtttaaatcccagctcacCTATTTCCCAGATATGGATCCTGAGGAAGTCaatttgcctcagtttcctcatcttgaaAATGGCCCATTATTGCCGAGTAACAGTCTCTTCTTCAGGATGTTGTGAGGGTGAGATGTGACAATATGTAAAATGCCTATAACAGGACGTAGGACACATTGGAACCTCAAAAAATGAGAGGCCCAGCCCTTCTGCTCATAGGGAGGGCAGGGAACAGAAATACCTTCTGTTCATTCAAAACTAtgtcccccacccctctctcctgTGCTACCCAAAAAGGGCAGGAGCTACTATCAGAgagattttgattttgttttatcgTACAACTATCAAAATCTGCCCTGCTAAGGACTGATATCCAGGCCTTCTGACAGGAAACCACAATAAACTCTTCTTGACCTACTCCTGCTCTGAGGATAAAAGATGAAACACAGAGCTCCAGAGATCTGCTGAAATGACCAGGCCTGCCACATCCGAAAAGAACAGTATGCGGAACCCAGGGCACCTGGGCTCCAAGGCGCCAGAATCGGGACCTCTggcaagctgtgtgactttggccaagtaactcagcctctctgggtctcagttttcccgTTTGCCTACTTCCCATGTGTGAGGGTCAAATGAGATTGTGAAAACCTGTGCACACTGTAGAAACAATAATCATTATGTAACTGATCATTTCATCAGCCCCTgttctatgccaggcactggactAGGTTTTtgtttgagacggagtctcgctctgtcgccctggctaaagtgccgtcccaccagcctagctcacagcaactcaaactcctaggttcaagtgatcctctggcctcagcctcccgagtagctgagactacaggcacgccacCATGCacgctaattttttcaattttagtagagacggggtctcactcttgcgaaggttggtctccaactcctgacctcaagcgagcctcccgcctcggcctcccaaagtgctaggatgacaggcgtgagccaccgcgcccggcctcggcTAGGGTTCTTACAAAAGTGGCAAAATTAGTTTTAGTATCATggtccctgttttacagataagaaaacctaGGCTTAGCGAGGTCAGATTCCAACTCAAATCACGCATCTTCTCTtgacctcagttttctttttcacgGGAGAAAAGGGCTCCCTGATGTCACATAATCACTTCGTAAAGTTGAAAAGCGCTGGGGGGAAATCAGGGGGGTAGATTGTGCAGACCTGGGTCTCCAGGCGGGGAGGGAGGAGTCAAGGAGGTCCCGCGCCGGGCGGGATTGTGCAGGATTCCGCAGGAGGCCTGGGGCTCCCTCGGGCGGAGCCAGGATTCCCGAGGCCCTCCTGCAGCCAAGCGCCCGGGATTCTCGGCGGCTCGGGGAGCGGGCGGGGCAGGAGGCGGGGCGGCGGCAGGAAGAGGCCTGAGCGGCGCTGCCAGCTGCCTGGGCTCGGCGGAGCCGGGCAGAGCCCCGCCGGCCTTGGTGAGCCGCGGGGGGCTGCGCTGGGACCCCCGGGGAGCGGCGCGCCCCTGAATGCACCGCGGGACACAGGAGGTAGAGGCGCGCAGCGGGGAGAAAGAGACGTGGGGAGGGTCCCAGGCTTCTGCGAAGAACGCGGCCCTAGGCTGTGTGTGCGTGGGGGTGCTGGGAGGACCGCGACGCGGGCTGAGTCCCAGGCTGGGTTCCCGGCTCGCAGGACCCCTAGGAGGCAGGGGCGGAGCCTCTGccgcgcccctcccctccccttcgccccgcccctcccctttttcccgcccctccccctccagcgCGGGGCGGGGGTCCTCCTCCGCCGGAGCCCGGGACTCAGCGTCGGCGCTCCCCCCAGGGTGCCATGGCCTCAAGGCTCCTGCACAGGCTGCGGCACGCCTTGGCCGGCGACGGGCCCGGGGAGGCGACAGTCGGGCCCGAGGCCGAGCAGTTCCCGGAGAGCTCAGAGCTGGAGGACGACGACGCCGAGGGCCTGTCCTCCCGACTCAGCGGCACCCTCAGCTTCACCAGCGCCGAGGACGACGAGGACGACGAGGACGAGGACGACGAGGAGGCTGGCCCCGACCCGCTGCCCCCCGGAGACGGGGCGGCGGGAGAAGACGCAGGCGAGTGCGGGAGGACGGAGGCGGGAACCCTGGGGCTCGATTAGGCCTCCATCCCAGCCGCGTTGGAGAGCATCCTGGGCGCCCTGAGTTAATCCAGCCGAAACTCCCACACTTCTTAAAGAGTCCCCAGTCACCTcttggctatgtgaccttgagagAGTCACAGCACCTCTCTAAGCCAAGTTTTCCCTTGTGTCGAATGGAAGAACTCACTCCCATATCAGAGTTATTGCAGGCATCAAACGTACAGGGCTTGGGATACACATGATAATGATGTGTTGGCGAAGTTTGGGGACGGAGATATTTGTGTAGCCCCTGTTATCTTccagtttccatttctgtaaaatggggataacgcCCACCTCACGTTGGGAGGATGAGTGAGGTCCTGACACGTAGTTTATGTCGACCCTGGGCCCAGGCCCGTAGATATGACTGGTCATGTGCTTGTGCAGAACGGAGCCCCCCACCTGATGGGCAGCGGGGCAGTCAGCTCCTGGCGCGGCAGCTGCAGGATTTCTGGAAGAAGTCCCGGAACACCCTGGTACCCCAGCGGCTGCTTTTCGAGGTGACCAGCGCCAACGTTGTCAAGGACCCGCCCTCCAAGTACGTGGTGAGTGAAGGTCCAGGAACCCCTGGGCTAAAAGTGTGGCTAAGAGAGAGTAGGGAAGACTCCAACTTCCTGAGGGATCTGACTGTGTAGTTATAAATgactgccccattttacagatggggaaactgaggccagaaaggGGAGGTAACTCTAGCAAGTCCTCAAGCAAATGGCTTAGTTTTCTTGAAACAGTAAAGTGGAGATTAAGGACCTGCCTTTTATCCTGGTTTTGAGACTGAGAGAACTGGTGTGTATTCTCCCTGACCCCACCCACAGGGTTTTTGCAAACTATAGCAAGATGCAAGATACAAAGGGAAGTATATTATCTGGGTCAGACTTGACACCGAAGTTGCATGTGTTAGTGGTTAAAGAAATGGGCTTTGGATCCAGACCAAACTTGATTCACATCCCACTTATAACAAGTTGTTGACTTTGGGTGAGATGTATAATCCTGATGACCCTTGTGTCCTCATCTGAGCAGTGGGGATAACACACAGGATTACAGGAGTTAAGTGAGACGGTGCACAAAATCCTTTAGCATTGTGCATGACATTAGGAAGTGCTCAacaaaatggtagctattatttttattatttaactttgGATTGAAAATGTCTGGCATCCAGGGCCTGCTGTAGCCTCCTTGTAACCCAGGTGAATCAATTCTCAAGCACCATCCTGCACAGAATAATCTTGTACTAAGGGCTAGACTTAGCGGGTTTATGGGGGTTGGGGTGAAGAGCACGTAGGGGACAGCCTTGGAGTCCTTGTTTTCCTTGCTGTGGGAAGGAGAGACTGACATGGAGAATGAGGACCTTGCCAGGTCCTGCACCCGGCCAGGCTTGAACCCAGCTGAGCTGGCCACTCCTGGCAGTGGCAGCTCTCTGCCTCACACTCTTCTCGTCTTCACCACCCTCCTCCACCTCTGACTCAGCAGGAAGGGGGCCTGGAGCCCTGTCCCACATCTGGGCCTCTGCATCCCTCTCTATTGCTGTTAGTAAATGAGAGCCACGCCCATGGGGTGACTGTTCTAATTTGAGCAAGGGTTGACTCCAGTGATTGAGGCTTAAGTGGCAAAAGTGTCAGAGCTCTGGGGCAGACAAGGGGTCATATGCAGGAAGGGGACACCAAGGATCAGTCACCAGGGAGCAGCTCAGAGGCAGGGAGGAATGGGGGTGACTCTGGGTACCCAGATGGGAAGAGAATAATAAGATAGAGCAGGATGGCCCTAGCTGATGTCTGGAGAAGCAAGTTACCTCCTCTATACAATGGAAACACTAAGTTTTCATATAACTTTTGGAGGtcaagagcacaggctttggaatcagatcgacctgggtttgaatcttggctaggccattaccagctgtgtgacttagggCAAGTCTTTGAGCCCTTTCACTTTGAGCCTACTTCCTCAGCTGTCAACCAGAGATAAAGACATCTTCCTTGCAGGGCTGTTGTGCTGATTAAATGAAATCA includes the following:
- the SNX21 gene encoding sorting nexin-21 isoform X3; the encoded protein is MHRGTQEGAMASRLLHRLRHALAGDGPGEATVGPEAEQFPESSELEDDDAEGLSSRLSGTLSFTSAEDDEDDEDEDDEEAGPDPLPPGDGAAGEDAERSPPPDGQRGSQLLARQLQDFWKKSRNTLVPQRLLFEVTSANVVKDPPSNSTPSP
- the SNX21 gene encoding sorting nexin-21 isoform X2; amino-acid sequence: MHRGTQEGAMASRLLHRLRHALAGDGPGEATVGPEAEQFPESSELEDDDAEGLSSRLSGTLSFTSAEDDEDDEDEDDEEAGPDPLPPGDGAAGEDAERSPPPDGQRGSQLLARQLQDFWKKSRNTLVPQRLLFEVTSANVVKDPPSKYVLFCRLSRSK